A genomic segment from Panthera tigris isolate Pti1 chromosome A1, P.tigris_Pti1_mat1.1, whole genome shotgun sequence encodes:
- the LOC102957118 gene encoding olfactory receptor 14A2 produces MANVTLVTGFLLVEFSDIQELQILYGVLFLLIYLAVLMSNLLIITLITLDQHLQTPMYFFLKNLSFLDVFLVSVPIPKLIVNSLTYSNSISILGCAFQLLFMTSFSASEIFVLTAMSYDRYVAICCPLQYEVIMNAGACTVMAGVSWAIGGLFGTVYTAGTFFMPFCGSNVIPQFFCDVSSLLSISCSETLLVVYTSIGIGMCLGISCFICIVISYAYIFSTVLKIPTTKGQSKAFSTCFPHLVVFTLFIITACFVYLKATSNTPLVIDRLLSVVYTVIPPILNPVIYSLRNKDMKWALMRLLQKTLGLTSFNTN; encoded by the coding sequence ATGGCCAATGTCACCTTAGTGACAGGATTTCTTCTTGTGGAGTTTTCTGACATCCAAGAGCTTCAGATATTATATGGTGTGCTCTTCCTACTGATTTATCTGGCTGTCCTGATGAGTAACCTTCTCATCATCACTCTCATTACCCTAGACCAGCATCTACAGACACCAATGTACTTTTTCCTGAAGAATTTGTCATTCCTGGATGTCTTCCTTGTGTCTGTCCCAATCCCCAAATTGATTGTCAACAGCCTAACATACAGCAATTCCATCTCCATTTTAGGGTGTGCCTTCCAGCTACTTTTCATGACTTCCTTCTCAGCAAGTGAGATATTTGTCCTTACTGCCATGTCCTATGACCGCTATGTAGCCATATGCTGTCCTCTGCAGTACGAAGTCATCATGAACGCTGGTGCCTGTACAGTGATGGCAGGTGTTTCCTGGGCCATTGGAGGACTCTTTGGAACTGTGTATACTGCTGGCACATTTTTCATGCCATTCTGTGGCTCCAATGTGATCCCACAGTTTTTCTGTGATGTTTCCTCATTACTAAGTATCTCCTGTTCTGAAACACTCCTAGTGGTGTATACAAGTATTGGGATAGGTATGTGTTTAGGCATATCTTGTTTCATCTGTATTGTGATCTCCTATGCTTATATTTTCTCCACTGTGCTGAAGATTCCTACCACAAAAGGTCAGTCAAAAGCTTTCTCCACATGCTTTCCCCATCTTgttgtttttactctttttattataACTGCctgttttgtttatctgaaagCAACCTCAAATACACCCCTAGTTATTGACAGGTTGCTTTCTGTGGTTTACACCGTGATACCTCCAATACTCAACCCTGTAATCTACAGTCTGAGGAACAAAGACATGAAATGGGCTCTTATGAGATTGCTGCAGAAAACACTTGGTCTCACATCTTTTAATACTAACTAA